One genomic region from Thermomicrobium sp. 4228-Ro encodes:
- a CDS encoding FliA/WhiG family RNA polymerase sigma factor encodes MAIPARQEGRLRQRLRRLDVSKDERAELVERYAPLVKYVVDRLRLSLPASVDRDDLIGYGTIGLLEALDRFDGSRGVKFESYAVMRIRGAILDALRTLDIVPRSARSRARQIEQATRELFAEYGRMPTEDELAEHLGMTTSELQQAVSDAACVFLPLQSAHDPDDLTLEEQLADPAALEPAEVAADQDIKARITAALATLSERDRLIVSLYYYEELTMREISQILQISESRVSQILNRIRLQLRALLRERGVGEADVE; translated from the coding sequence TTGCGCCGGCTCGATGTGTCCAAGGACGAGCGGGCTGAGTTGGTGGAACGCTATGCGCCACTGGTCAAGTACGTCGTCGACCGGCTACGCCTGTCGCTGCCGGCCAGTGTCGACCGCGACGATCTCATCGGGTACGGGACGATCGGGTTACTGGAGGCGCTGGACCGCTTCGACGGTTCGCGCGGCGTCAAGTTCGAGTCGTACGCGGTCATGCGCATTCGTGGGGCGATCCTGGACGCGCTCCGCACGCTGGACATCGTGCCGCGTAGTGCGCGGAGTCGAGCACGCCAGATCGAGCAGGCAACGCGCGAACTCTTCGCCGAGTATGGACGCATGCCGACGGAGGACGAGCTGGCCGAGCACCTCGGCATGACGACGAGCGAACTCCAGCAGGCAGTCAGCGATGCTGCTTGCGTCTTTCTCCCGCTGCAATCGGCCCATGACCCCGATGACCTGACACTGGAGGAACAACTCGCCGATCCGGCTGCCCTGGAGCCAGCCGAGGTCGCGGCCGATCAGGATATCAAGGCGCGCATCACTGCCGCATTGGCAACCCTGAGCGAGCGCGACCGCCTCATCGTCTCGCTCTACTACTACGAGGAGCTCACGATGCGCGAGATCAGCCAGATCCTGCAGATCTCCGAGTCACGCGTGAGTCAGATCCTGAACCGGATCCGACTTCAGTTACGGGCGCTGTTGCGCGAGCGCGGGGTCGGCGAAGCCGACGTGGAATAG
- a CDS encoding transmembrane sensory transduction histidine kinase for metal resistance: MDFGLPEMQLIALIGLLGIASLAAWNSAILWRRQRALEEALADLAERVAAWEHAEPPIASDRESDEPAPQIAQLVEMLKAADRSALDALLHPPFDLPRTPAFEVDDVPATGPHFGFRQRNERATREA; encoded by the coding sequence ATGGATTTCGGACTTCCAGAGATGCAGCTCATCGCTCTGATCGGCTTACTCGGCATCGCCTCGCTGGCAGCCTGGAACTCGGCGATCCTCTGGCGCCGCCAGCGCGCGCTCGAAGAGGCGCTCGCCGACCTGGCAGAGCGCGTCGCAGCCTGGGAGCACGCTGAACCTCCGATAGCGAGTGACCGCGAGAGCGACGAACCGGCACCGCAAATCGCGCAACTGGTCGAGATGCTCAAGGCGGCGGACCGCTCGGCACTCGACGCGCTGCTGCACCCACCGTTCGACTTGCCGCGTACACCGGCATTCGAGGTCGACGACGTCCCTGCGACCGGCCCTCACTTCGGTTTCAGGCAGCGCAACGAGCGAGCGACCCGGGAGGCGTGA